From one Gammaproteobacteria bacterium genomic stretch:
- a CDS encoding thymidine phosphorylase codes for MNTVELIQRKRDGAALSPAEITWLINHYTDGSVTDYQMSAMTMAIFFNGLNADELAAWTEAMLHSGDVLDLATVPGRKVDKHSTGGVGDKVSIPLAPMVAAAGVRVPMMSGRGLGHTGGTLDKLETIPGFTTQFDPKTFAALLARTGLVLAGQSETLVPADRKLYALRDATGTVESIPLISSSIMSKKLAEDLDGLVLDVKVGRGAFMRDMERARLLARTMIGIGAAHGVPVVALLTPMQQPLGREVGNASEIVESLAVLRGEGPQDLTEITLRLGEEMLILGGISKDRHEARSALEATISSGSALMKFAQVIEAQGGDPRVVENPDILPQPAHRTHLPAARDGVVTRCDAFKIGVGAMHLGAGRERKEDRIDPAVGVTVLAKEGDVVAIGEPLATVAWNDERRLEAASKLLASAWEIGDEPPEPMPHVLEEVR; via the coding sequence ATGAACACGGTCGAACTCATCCAGCGCAAGCGAGACGGCGCGGCGTTATCGCCGGCAGAGATCACCTGGCTCATCAACCACTACACGGATGGCTCCGTCACCGACTACCAGATGTCGGCGATGACGATGGCGATCTTCTTCAACGGCCTGAACGCCGATGAACTCGCCGCTTGGACCGAAGCGATGCTGCACTCGGGAGATGTTCTCGACCTCGCCACCGTGCCCGGTAGGAAAGTGGACAAGCACTCCACCGGCGGCGTCGGTGACAAGGTCTCGATTCCCCTTGCGCCGATGGTCGCCGCCGCCGGTGTTCGGGTGCCGATGATGAGTGGTCGCGGTCTCGGGCATACGGGCGGCACGCTCGACAAGCTCGAGACGATTCCCGGATTCACGACGCAATTCGATCCAAAGACCTTCGCCGCACTTCTCGCTCGGACCGGCCTCGTCCTGGCCGGCCAGTCGGAGACGCTCGTGCCCGCAGATCGCAAGCTCTACGCGCTCAGGGACGCCACGGGAACCGTCGAGTCGATCCCCCTGATCTCATCGTCGATCATGTCGAAGAAACTCGCCGAGGACCTGGACGGTCTGGTTCTCGATGTGAAAGTCGGCCGCGGTGCATTCATGCGCGACATGGAGCGGGCCCGCCTGCTGGCACGCACGATGATCGGCATCGGAGCAGCCCACGGCGTGCCGGTCGTCGCACTGCTGACCCCGATGCAGCAACCGCTGGGCAGAGAAGTCGGCAACGCTTCGGAGATCGTCGAATCCCTGGCGGTCCTCAGAGGTGAAGGTCCGCAGGACCTGACCGAAATCACGCTTCGCCTCGGAGAGGAGATGCTGATCCTCGGCGGAATCTCCAAGGATCGTCACGAGGCCCGTAGCGCGCTGGAAGCCACCATCTCGAGCGGAAGTGCACTGATGAAGTTCGCCCAGGTGATCGAGGCACAGGGTGGCGATCCGAGAGTCGTCGAGAATCCGGACATCCTGCCGCAGCCGGCGCATCGCACGCACCTTCCCGCCGCCCGGGACGGGGTCGTCACCCGATGCGACGCGTTCAAGATCGGTGTGGGTGCCATGCACCTCGGTGCAGGGAGGGAGCGAAAAGAAGACCGGATCGATCCTGCGGTCGGTGTCACCGTCCTGGCCAAAGAGGGAGATGTGGTCGCTATCGGTGAACCACTCGCAACGGTCGCTTGGAACGATGAAAGGCGTTTGGAGGCAGCGTCCAAACTACTGGCAAGCGCATGGGAAATCGGTGACGAACCTCCGGAACCGATGCCGCACGTCCTCGAGGAGGTTCGCTGA
- a CDS encoding 6-O-methylguanine DNA methyltransferase, which produces MSRFTDHVTEALQDLAPGEVVTYGELAAQAGHPGAARAVGNILSNSTGFPWWRVVTSTGRLIPRHEAEQTRKLEAEGVTVRDGRVVTGPALNGRTR; this is translated from the coding sequence ATGTCCCGCTTCACCGACCACGTCACCGAGGCGCTGCAGGACCTCGCTCCAGGCGAGGTCGTCACCTACGGGGAGCTCGCGGCGCAGGCCGGCCACCCCGGCGCTGCGCGCGCTGTCGGCAATATCCTGAGCAACTCAACAGGTTTCCCGTGGTGGAGAGTGGTCACCTCAACCGGCCGGCTCATTCCCAGACACGAGGCCGAGCAGACTCGCAAGCTCGAGGCCGAGGGAGTCACGGTTCGAGATGGACGTGTCGTGACCGGGCCGGCGCTCAACGGAAGAACCCGATGA